The Candidatus Abyssobacteria bacterium SURF_5 genome window below encodes:
- a CDS encoding aminopeptidase P family protein, with amino-acid sequence MKQITPITNRPSRQEYETRVQRVWRKAVERGFDAYVAMWLENVYYLSGFVYTAQERPFFLVLKDGQASFVLPRLEVDHAKEHTWITRIDSYREYPAVAGKGWADALERGLGSAKKIGIESTLPSYVREAIGRQTAIADIIQECRLVKSEWELGRIAYAAEVADTGTQTLLENSAIGVTELTLYSAGRNAMTYKIIQDMPQVNFQVTNIVAAVWIGRMSAMPHSTPSINDTIQEGQPNVSLVSLQADGYSAECERTYFVGAPDQMARELFETMMEARAIAFSLIKPGAVCGEIDRKVLDYLRAQGHADHILHRTGHGFGIGSHEAPWIAEGSEAELQVNEVVSIEPGIYIPGYGGFRHSDTVWVSPSGPVCLTESPVELDELVL; translated from the coding sequence ATGAAACAGATAACTCCTATAACGAATCGACCATCCCGCCAGGAATATGAAACGCGGGTGCAAAGAGTATGGCGCAAGGCGGTGGAGCGGGGTTTCGACGCGTACGTCGCGATGTGGCTCGAAAACGTGTATTATCTTTCCGGCTTCGTCTATACGGCTCAGGAGCGTCCGTTCTTTCTGGTCTTGAAGGACGGCCAAGCGAGTTTTGTTTTACCAAGACTAGAAGTTGATCACGCCAAAGAACATACTTGGATAACTCGAATCGATTCATACCGTGAATATCCTGCTGTGGCAGGCAAAGGGTGGGCCGATGCGCTTGAACGCGGGCTGGGCTCGGCCAAGAAAATCGGGATCGAATCTACGCTCCCCTCATATGTTCGTGAGGCTATTGGACGGCAAACTGCTATCGCGGACATTATTCAGGAATGCCGCCTCGTAAAATCCGAATGGGAGCTCGGGCGGATTGCTTATGCGGCGGAAGTGGCCGACACGGGAACACAAACTCTCCTTGAAAATTCGGCCATCGGGGTAACCGAGCTCACGCTCTACTCGGCGGGAAGAAACGCCATGACGTACAAGATAATTCAGGATATGCCGCAGGTCAATTTCCAGGTGACAAATATCGTGGCTGCGGTATGGATCGGCCGCATGAGCGCGATGCCTCACTCCACTCCCTCCATAAACGATACAATTCAGGAGGGACAGCCCAATGTATCGCTCGTGAGCCTGCAGGCGGACGGATACTCGGCCGAATGCGAGCGCACCTATTTCGTCGGCGCCCCCGACCAGATGGCGCGGGAATTATTTGAAACAATGATGGAGGCTCGCGCGATTGCGTTTTCCCTGATCAAACCGGGCGCCGTTTGCGGCGAAATCGACAGGAAGGTCCTTGATTATCTGAGGGCGCAGGGGCATGCCGACCATATCCTCCACCGCACCGGCCACGGGTTCGGAATCGGTTCCCATGAAGCCCCCTGGATTGCCGAAGGGAGCGAAGCGGAACTTCAAGTGAACGAGGTCGTGAGCATCGAGCCGGGCATTTACATTCCCGGCTACGGCGGTTTCAGACATTCGGATACTGTCTGGGTTTCGCCGAGTGGGCCGGTTTGCCTGACCGAATCTCCGGTAGAATTGGATGAACTCGTATTGTAG
- a CDS encoding histidine phosphatase family protein produces the protein MLLYLIRHGQTAWNCERRCQGFTDSELNGTGRLQAESLARQLSSIKLEAIYSSTLKRASETARIIARYHDAPVKMSDGFREINQGQFEGLTLSELVSLHADFLERWMHDPADLVLPGGESMRAVQERAWNALAEIIEAYPTGNVIVVGHNLCNLALLCRLMNLDLKYFRHLRQDESAVNLIEIGERWPHPVIVRLNDTGHLTNFAAR, from the coding sequence GCGAGCGACGGTGCCAGGGATTCACCGATAGCGAATTGAACGGCACCGGGCGGTTGCAGGCGGAATCACTCGCGCGACAACTCAGCAGCATCAAGCTCGAGGCGATTTATTCGAGCACATTGAAACGCGCATCCGAAACCGCCCGAATTATTGCACGATATCATGATGCACCGGTCAAGATGTCGGATGGTTTTCGCGAAATAAACCAGGGGCAGTTCGAGGGATTGACTCTCTCGGAGCTGGTCTCTCTTCATGCCGATTTCCTGGAGCGCTGGATGCACGACCCGGCCGACCTGGTGCTACCGGGCGGCGAATCGATGCGGGCGGTGCAGGAGCGGGCATGGAATGCGCTGGCGGAAATCATTGAGGCGTATCCAACAGGGAATGTGATCGTTGTCGGACATAACCTGTGCAATCTGGCGCTGCTTTGCAGACTTATGAATCTCGATCTGAAATATTTCCGGCATTTGCGACAGGACGAGAGCGCGGTGAACCTGATTGAGATCGGCGAGAGGTGGCCTCACCCGGTGATTGTACGATTGAACGACACCGGCCACTTGACCAATTTTGCTGCGAGATGA